The following coding sequences lie in one Enterococcus sp. 9E7_DIV0242 genomic window:
- a CDS encoding 3-oxoacyl-ACP reductase, whose translation MENRGMIQYTEFKDKVVLLTGANSGIGHAQAEAFLVQGAVVIGLDKQVAAMEQLAEAYSAFSFYQLDVTDHEKMKAIVAEILMKSTRVEYLINTAGILDDYLPTLETSEELWQKVMATNVTAVFHLTNLLLPHMLENKCGTIINTASIASLVAGGGGAAYTAAKHALAGYTKQLALDYAKDGIHVNAIAPGAIQTPMNAADFAGDAQMAKWVAEETPLKRWAQPKEVADLTLFLASEASAYLQGAIVPIDGGWLLK comes from the coding sequence TTGGAAAATCGTGGAATGATTCAGTACACCGAATTCAAGGACAAGGTCGTTTTACTGACCGGTGCCAATTCCGGCATCGGTCATGCGCAAGCAGAGGCATTCTTAGTACAGGGAGCAGTAGTGATTGGACTGGATAAACAGGTAGCTGCGATGGAACAGCTGGCAGAAGCTTATTCGGCATTTTCATTTTACCAATTAGATGTGACCGATCATGAAAAAATGAAAGCTATCGTTGCAGAAATACTGATGAAGAGCACTCGTGTTGAGTACTTGATCAATACCGCGGGGATTTTAGATGATTATTTACCGACCTTGGAAACCTCAGAAGAACTGTGGCAAAAGGTCATGGCAACTAATGTGACCGCTGTGTTTCATCTGACGAATTTGCTGTTGCCACACATGCTGGAAAATAAATGTGGGACGATCATCAATACTGCATCGATTGCCAGCTTAGTGGCAGGTGGCGGCGGTGCTGCTTATACAGCCGCCAAGCACGCACTGGCAGGCTATACAAAGCAGCTAGCTTTGGATTATGCCAAGGATGGGATTCATGTGAACGCGATTGCACCTGGTGCAATCCAGACACCCATGAATGCGGCTGATTTTGCGGGAGACGCTCAGATGGCAAAATGGGTAGCGGAGGAGACCCCGCTTAAGCGGTGGGCGCAGCCAAAAGAGGTCGCAGATCTGACCTTGTTTTTGGCAAGCGAAGCTTCAGCTTATTTACAGGGAGCCATCGTACCTATTGATGGCGGTTGGCTCTTGAAATAG
- a CDS encoding NAD(P)H-hydrate dehydratase has protein sequence MQCLSENILTKVIKKRPENSHKGTFGRAVLIGGNAQYGGAIIMSAQAASLAGTGLVTVITDKKNHPALHARLPEAMVVDWLDQQLIDEVSQQADVLLIGPGLGLSQHSKLLIQSVLDKQTAKQWLVIDGSAITLFAEQRPQLNYPEQVIFTPHQKEWERLSGLPIEKQSTDNNQLAQQALLASVVVKSHRTEIYTKHAVYTNPLGTPAMATGGMGDTLAGMITAFVAQFPDKEDALCAAVYLHSLIGEALGKERYVVLPTELANQLPYYMKRFEQ, from the coding sequence ATGCAGTGCTTATCAGAAAATATTTTAACTAAGGTCATAAAAAAACGACCCGAAAATAGCCATAAAGGAACATTCGGCAGGGCCGTACTAATTGGTGGAAACGCACAATATGGTGGAGCAATCATCATGAGTGCCCAAGCCGCAAGTCTCGCCGGTACTGGGTTAGTCACCGTGATTACTGACAAAAAAAATCATCCTGCTTTACATGCTCGACTACCTGAAGCGATGGTCGTTGATTGGCTCGATCAGCAACTGATCGATGAAGTAAGTCAGCAAGCCGATGTCTTGTTGATTGGCCCAGGTCTAGGGTTATCTCAACACAGCAAACTTTTGATTCAATCGGTCTTAGACAAGCAAACAGCGAAGCAGTGGCTCGTTATAGACGGTTCAGCAATCACGTTATTTGCAGAACAAAGACCGCAATTAAACTATCCTGAACAAGTAATTTTTACACCCCATCAGAAAGAGTGGGAACGTTTAAGTGGACTACCGATAGAAAAGCAAAGCACTGACAATAATCAGCTTGCACAACAAGCGTTGCTTGCTTCTGTCGTAGTTAAAAGTCATCGAACAGAAATCTATACAAAGCACGCAGTTTACACTAATCCACTTGGCACACCCGCCATGGCTACAGGTGGAATGGGGGATACTCTCGCGGGTATGATCACTGCATTTGTTGCTCAATTTCCAGACAAGGAAGACGCACTTTGCGCCGCTGTTTATCTCCACAGTTTGATAGGTGAAGCGTTGGGGAAAGAACGATATGTTGTTCTCCCGACAGAACTGGCTAATCAGCTTCCCTATTATATGAAACGCTTTGAGCAATAG
- a CDS encoding MgtC/SapB family protein, whose translation MRYDAFLVTMLVSILAGAVIGMERQWRKKIAGIRTMVLVSLGATLFAVLSTLITEDGSPSRIAAQIVSGVGFLAGGVILRDGFSVTGLNTAATLWCSAAVGTLIGSGYLVEGGCAAGMITLVNTLIRFFSYKLDCWSKKNQSEEGEQGAPIFLSVVGKGSAEVMLRTEIVHLLDHYFLKFCRFSCSDLTGKRTQLVVEIEPAVNSELAITEIITHLFNIPEVIEVYQLAEEETSW comes from the coding sequence GTGAGGTATGATGCATTTTTGGTAACGATGCTCGTCAGTATCTTGGCAGGAGCAGTTATTGGTATGGAGCGGCAATGGCGGAAAAAGATTGCGGGTATCAGAACGATGGTCCTGGTTTCATTAGGGGCGACATTATTTGCCGTATTGTCTACGTTGATCACAGAGGATGGAAGTCCTAGTCGGATTGCGGCACAAATTGTTAGCGGTGTTGGTTTTCTCGCCGGAGGAGTGATTCTGAGAGATGGTTTCAGTGTGACAGGTCTTAATACAGCGGCAACGCTTTGGTGTTCGGCAGCAGTAGGAACCTTGATTGGCTCGGGATATCTTGTAGAAGGTGGATGTGCCGCAGGAATGATCACGCTAGTCAATACGCTGATTCGGTTTTTTTCGTATAAATTGGACTGCTGGTCAAAAAAGAATCAATCAGAAGAAGGAGAACAAGGCGCACCAATTTTTCTATCGGTCGTTGGCAAGGGATCTGCCGAGGTCATGCTTCGGACAGAAATTGTCCATCTGCTGGATCATTATTTTCTTAAATTCTGTCGTTTTTCCTGCTCGGATCTCACGGGGAAACGTACCCAGTTAGTTGTTGAAATCGAGCCGGCAGTAAATAGTGAGCTGGCGATTACAGAAATCATTACTCACTTATTCAACATACCAGAGGTTATAGAGGTCTATCAATTAGCAGAGGAGGAAACATCATGGTAA
- the mgtA gene encoding magnesium-translocating P-type ATPase, whose translation MKQTPYTNYEIFARKTATSVFDWFKTSAKGLSEAQVSAAREKFGDNKIVYGKKTPWLVEVIKAYITPFTLVLISLGVISFVTEYVIVPPEEKDLFGVIIIFTMVIMSGTMTLFQSVKSNQAAEKLKSMVKVTTAVKRNNEFQEIPMEEVVCGDLIKLSAGDMIPADIRLIKTKDLFISQSALTGESYPVEKCAENTSQHYDTETSYENLVFMGSNVISGSAEGIVVSTGNRTLFGNVAKELATKPIKSSFDLGIQKTSFLLIKFMALMAPTVIVINGFTKGDWMEAFLFGLSVAVGLTPEMLPMIVTTNLVKGATTMAKKGTVIKNLNSIQNFGAIDILCTDKTGTLTQDKIILEYHMNCDGQEDERVLRHAYLNSYYQTGLKNLLDVAIIDASNDELDTASIHYQKVDEIPFDFERRRMSVVVEDPTGKTQMITKGAVEEMLAISSYVDFEGTVVELTEEVKQGILEKVEELNSDGLRVIGVAQKTNPSVVGEFSVKDEQEMVLIGYLAFLDPPKETTKQALKALHSHGVGVKVLTGDNALVTESVCKQVGLGAEELISGQQIAKLDDDELSKVIEQHNVFVKLNPQQKARITKLLRANGHTVGFLGDGINDAPAMKASDVGISVDTAVDIAKESADVILLDKDLMILEQGILSGRETFGNIMKYIKATASSNFGNMFSVLVASTFLPFLPMLPLQLLFLNLIYDISCMSIPWDHMDKEYLEKPKKWNASSIGKFMVWLGPTSSVFDITTYLLMYFVICPAVLGGSYHTLTPEQQIAFMALFHAGWFVESLWTQTLVLHALRTPKIPFLQSRASFVLTVITTLGIGVGSILPFTTFGQNLGLVALPANYWPWLIGTIACYMALVTVIKNVYMRRYQELL comes from the coding sequence ATGAAACAAACACCCTATACAAATTATGAAATTTTTGCAAGAAAGACGGCAACAAGTGTTTTTGACTGGTTCAAGACCTCAGCAAAGGGCTTATCAGAAGCACAGGTGAGCGCAGCACGGGAAAAATTTGGGGACAACAAAATCGTTTATGGGAAAAAAACACCATGGCTAGTAGAGGTAATAAAAGCATATATTACGCCATTCACATTGGTATTGATCAGTTTAGGTGTGATTTCCTTTGTGACAGAATATGTGATCGTACCACCGGAAGAAAAGGATTTATTTGGCGTTATCATCATTTTTACGATGGTTATCATGAGCGGGACAATGACACTCTTTCAGTCAGTGAAATCAAATCAGGCAGCTGAAAAACTAAAATCAATGGTCAAGGTTACGACTGCCGTAAAACGTAACAATGAATTTCAAGAGATTCCTATGGAAGAGGTCGTTTGTGGTGATTTAATCAAGCTATCTGCCGGGGACATGATTCCGGCGGATATTCGTTTGATAAAGACAAAGGATTTGTTTATTTCACAGTCCGCATTGACCGGAGAAAGCTACCCGGTAGAAAAGTGTGCAGAAAATACCAGTCAGCATTATGACACAGAAACAAGCTATGAGAATCTGGTGTTTATGGGAAGTAATGTAATCAGTGGCAGTGCAGAAGGTATCGTTGTTTCGACTGGAAATAGGACCTTGTTTGGCAACGTGGCAAAAGAGCTTGCTACGAAACCAATCAAAAGCAGTTTTGATCTCGGTATTCAAAAAACTTCGTTTCTGCTAATCAAATTTATGGCCTTGATGGCACCAACGGTAATCGTGATCAATGGGTTTACAAAAGGGGATTGGATGGAGGCGTTTCTCTTTGGTTTGTCCGTTGCTGTTGGTCTGACTCCAGAGATGCTACCAATGATCGTAACGACAAATTTAGTCAAAGGTGCTACGACGATGGCCAAAAAGGGAACAGTAATCAAAAATTTGAACTCGATTCAAAATTTTGGTGCAATCGATATATTATGTACGGATAAGACGGGAACGTTGACGCAGGATAAGATTATTTTGGAATACCACATGAATTGCGATGGGCAAGAAGATGAACGGGTTTTACGTCATGCCTATCTAAACAGCTATTATCAAACTGGCTTGAAGAATCTGCTGGATGTTGCGATTATTGATGCTAGTAATGATGAGTTGGATACAGCTTCGATCCATTACCAAAAAGTAGACGAGATTCCTTTTGACTTTGAGCGCCGTCGAATGAGTGTAGTTGTTGAAGATCCTACAGGTAAAACACAGATGATCACTAAAGGTGCTGTGGAAGAAATGTTGGCAATTTCCAGCTATGTTGACTTTGAAGGAACGGTCGTTGAACTGACAGAAGAAGTAAAACAAGGTATTTTAGAAAAGGTTGAGGAGTTGAATAGTGACGGTCTGCGTGTGATTGGTGTAGCACAAAAGACCAATCCAAGCGTTGTTGGAGAATTTTCAGTGAAGGATGAGCAAGAGATGGTCTTGATTGGTTATCTGGCTTTCCTAGATCCACCGAAAGAGACAACTAAACAAGCGCTGAAGGCACTGCATTCCCATGGTGTAGGTGTTAAGGTGTTGACTGGCGATAATGCTTTGGTGACTGAATCTGTCTGTAAACAAGTCGGATTAGGGGCTGAGGAGCTGATCAGTGGTCAACAGATTGCTAAACTAGATGATGATGAGCTATCAAAAGTTATCGAGCAGCACAATGTTTTTGTGAAACTGAATCCCCAACAAAAGGCTCGGATCACCAAGCTGCTACGTGCGAATGGGCACACCGTTGGCTTTCTGGGTGACGGAATCAATGATGCGCCTGCAATGAAAGCATCTGATGTAGGGATTTCAGTGGATACTGCTGTAGATATAGCGAAGGAATCCGCAGATGTCATCTTATTAGACAAAGATTTGATGATTCTGGAACAGGGAATCCTTTCGGGTCGGGAAACATTTGGTAATATCATGAAATATATCAAGGCAACAGCCAGTTCAAACTTTGGAAATATGTTTTCCGTACTCGTAGCAAGCACATTTTTGCCATTTTTACCGATGCTGCCATTACAGCTGCTTTTCCTGAATTTGATTTATGATATTTCCTGCATGTCTATACCATGGGATCATATGGATAAAGAATATTTGGAGAAGCCGAAAAAATGGAACGCTTCTAGTATTGGGAAATTCATGGTATGGCTGGGACCAACCAGTTCAGTTTTTGACATTACGACCTACTTATTGATGTATTTCGTTATCTGCCCGGCAGTACTCGGCGGTAGTTACCATACCTTAACACCAGAACAGCAGATTGCGTTCATGGCGTTGTTCCATGCTGGTTGGTTTGTAGAGTCGCTTTGGACACAGACGTTGGTACTTCATGCATTAAGAACACCGAAGATCCCATTTTTACAAAGTCGTGCTTCTTTTGTATTAACGGTAATCACGACTCTGGGCATAGGGGTGGGCTCTATCCTACCATTCACTACATTTGGTCAAAATCTGGGGCTAGTAGCACTCCCTGCAAATTACTGGCCATGGCTGATCGGAACGATCGCTTGCTATATGGCATTAGTAACTGTGATCAAAAATGTTTATATGAGACGTTACCAAGAGCTTCTTTGA
- a CDS encoding pseudouridine synthase codes for MRIDKFLAETGCGSRKEVKKLLKQGIITVNDQVIKDAKYQVNEWTDRVAYDEEPLSYQKNFYYMLHKPQDVISATEDKYDETVIDLLSDEDFREDLFPVGRLDKDTEGLLILTNDGQLAHRLLSPKKHVDKEYFARIAGIVTKEDIALFAEGLTLKNGEAVKPGQLVIDSVDEAVGESEIRLVIQEGKFHQVKRMFEAVDKQVIYLKRLRMGALYLDEQLELGAYRPLTEAELALVETKGIG; via the coding sequence ATGCGTATAGATAAATTTTTAGCAGAGACAGGCTGTGGCAGCCGTAAAGAAGTGAAAAAATTATTGAAGCAGGGAATCATTACTGTTAACGATCAGGTAATCAAGGATGCCAAATACCAAGTCAATGAATGGACGGATCGAGTGGCTTATGATGAAGAGCCTTTGAGCTATCAAAAAAATTTTTATTATATGCTGCACAAGCCCCAAGATGTGATTTCAGCGACAGAGGACAAATACGATGAAACGGTGATTGATTTACTTTCAGATGAAGATTTTCGGGAGGATCTGTTTCCTGTGGGGAGATTGGATAAGGATACAGAAGGGCTATTGATTTTAACCAATGACGGCCAATTGGCCCATCGCTTACTTTCACCAAAAAAGCATGTGGACAAAGAGTATTTTGCTCGTATTGCCGGAATTGTGACAAAAGAGGATATCGCATTATTTGCGGAGGGGCTCACCTTGAAAAACGGGGAGGCTGTGAAACCCGGACAACTGGTTATTGATTCTGTGGATGAAGCTGTTGGGGAATCAGAAATTCGTTTAGTTATTCAAGAGGGGAAATTTCATCAAGTGAAGCGGATGTTTGAAGCTGTTGATAAACAAGTTATTTATCTGAAACGACTTCGAATGGGCGCGTTGTATTTGGATGAACAGCTTGAATTGGGTGCGTACCGCCCTTTGACAGAGGCTGAGTTGGCATTGGTGGAGACTAAGGGGATTGGATAG
- a CDS encoding DUF2829 domain-containing protein — MTFEEILPELKAGAKIIREGWGGFELYVTLVEGEVYDGSPVTPYFLIKTADEGFSSFAPTVCDILANDWKIVE, encoded by the coding sequence ATGACATTTGAAGAGATTTTACCGGAATTAAAAGCAGGAGCGAAAATTATTCGTGAAGGCTGGGGCGGTTTTGAGCTGTATGTGACGTTGGTAGAAGGAGAAGTATATGACGGTTCTCCTGTAACACCTTATTTTCTGATCAAAACGGCAGATGAAGGCTTTTCCAGCTTTGCGCCGACGGTTTGTGATATCCTTGCTAATGATTGGAAAATCGTGGAATGA
- a CDS encoding DUF4260 domain-containing protein — MKIILKLENGALLLLTVYLYFAVFHLSWLVLILCLFLPDLSMVGYLVDSKIGAMTYNSVHNLVVPSTAIFLGLALDNSLLVYIGLILFIHIFMDRLLGYGLKYADDFKHTHLD; from the coding sequence ATGAAAATAATTTTAAAACTGGAAAATGGTGCGTTATTACTACTGACAGTTTATTTATACTTTGCTGTTTTTCACTTATCGTGGCTTGTTTTGATTCTCTGTCTGTTTCTTCCGGATCTTTCCATGGTTGGCTATCTCGTAGATAGCAAGATTGGAGCAATGACGTATAACAGCGTACATAATCTTGTGGTGCCAAGCACGGCAATATTTCTTGGTCTGGCACTAGATAACAGTCTATTGGTTTATATAGGGCTGATTCTGTTTATTCATATATTTATGGATCGCTTGTTGGGTTATGGCTTGAAATACGCCGATGATTTTAAGCATACGCATTTAGATTGA
- a CDS encoding GNAT family N-acetyltransferase: protein MFTVVQWNSRDYWAGIELRNDLLKKNSGQKQLTSAPLDEQNDLHLTVRRDGKVVGTLLMHPIDQKMIQVKQVAIASCCQGLGIGKQLLRYAEKLAAVMNYKIIFLTGRKQAWSFYEKLDYMSVLDSYVDGQIELKLFKKELNVENGFITNEVREMKTNGRQ, encoded by the coding sequence GTGTTTACGGTAGTGCAATGGAATAGTCGGGATTATTGGGCAGGCATCGAGTTGCGTAATGATCTGTTGAAAAAAAACTCGGGGCAAAAGCAGCTGACTTCCGCTCCTTTAGACGAACAGAACGATCTGCATTTGACTGTTCGCAGAGATGGAAAGGTTGTAGGAACATTATTGATGCATCCGATCGATCAGAAGATGATCCAAGTAAAGCAGGTAGCGATTGCTTCTTGTTGTCAAGGTTTAGGTATTGGCAAACAGCTGTTGCGCTATGCAGAGAAGCTAGCTGCGGTGATGAACTATAAGATTATTTTTCTGACAGGAAGAAAACAGGCCTGGTCCTTCTATGAAAAACTTGATTATATGAGCGTATTAGATAGCTATGTAGATGGACAGATTGAATTGAAATTATTCAAAAAAGAACTGAATGTAGAGAACGGATTTATCACAAACGAGGTAAGGGAGATGAAAACAAATGGACGACAGTAG
- the pepV gene encoding dipeptidase PepV, with protein MTINWQKEVEDRKEALLEDLKNILRINSEREDDKMTADAPFGPGPKAALKHMLAYGERDGFTVKNVDNYAGHIEYGEGDETLGVFGHMDVVPAGDGWDTDPYEPVIKDGKIYARGSSDDKGPTMAAYYGLKIIKDLGLPLSKKIRFVIGSDEESGWADMDYYFQHEEAPDFGFSPDAEFPIINGEKGNVTLYAQFGGSSEGEDELVSFHSGLRVNMVPGTAEAAILVKDTVTIAEMKEHFEAFVEAHPIEGTFVSDENAVAITVTGKGAHGASPQSGINAATFLATFLDRYSFGGAAKDFIHTAAFIHEDFYGEKLAVAHEDEKMGRLTMNAGLFKFEKDVQEGNMISLNFRYPKGTTADQLTEGVRAVIGTEGVTIVQDDRNQEPHYVPVDDPLVATLLSVYEDHTGEKGEEKVIGGGTYGRLLKRGVAYGAMFPGYTDTMHQANEFMELDDLFRAAAIYADAMYRLAK; from the coding sequence ATGACAATCAATTGGCAAAAAGAAGTAGAAGACCGCAAAGAAGCGCTTCTGGAAGATTTGAAAAACATACTACGTATCAACAGTGAGCGAGAAGACGATAAAATGACGGCGGATGCACCGTTTGGGCCTGGTCCGAAAGCTGCGTTAAAGCACATGCTGGCTTATGGCGAGAGAGATGGCTTTACTGTGAAAAATGTTGATAACTATGCAGGTCATATCGAGTATGGCGAGGGCGATGAAACATTGGGTGTTTTCGGACATATGGACGTTGTTCCTGCCGGTGATGGCTGGGATACTGATCCTTATGAGCCAGTAATCAAAGATGGCAAAATCTATGCCCGTGGTTCAAGTGATGATAAGGGACCAACAATGGCCGCTTATTATGGCTTAAAAATCATCAAAGATTTAGGTCTGCCATTATCTAAAAAAATCCGTTTTGTTATCGGAAGCGATGAAGAAAGCGGCTGGGCGGATATGGATTATTACTTCCAACATGAAGAAGCACCGGACTTCGGTTTTTCTCCAGATGCAGAGTTTCCAATAATCAATGGGGAAAAAGGAAATGTGACCTTGTATGCGCAATTCGGCGGATCAAGTGAAGGGGAAGATGAGTTAGTCAGCTTCCATTCAGGGTTACGTGTGAACATGGTTCCAGGAACGGCTGAAGCAGCGATTTTAGTGAAGGATACCGTAACGATTGCTGAAATGAAAGAGCATTTTGAGGCATTTGTGGAAGCACATCCGATCGAAGGAACCTTTGTTTCTGATGAAAATGCGGTAGCGATCACAGTTACCGGTAAAGGTGCGCATGGTGCAAGCCCACAATCTGGGATCAACGCAGCGACCTTCCTTGCGACCTTCTTGGATCGTTATTCCTTTGGTGGTGCGGCAAAAGATTTCATCCATACAGCAGCATTTATCCATGAAGACTTTTATGGTGAAAAATTAGCGGTAGCACACGAAGACGAAAAAATGGGTCGTCTGACAATGAATGCCGGACTATTCAAATTTGAAAAAGATGTGCAAGAAGGCAACATGATCAGCTTGAATTTCCGTTATCCAAAAGGAACAACGGCAGATCAGTTAACAGAAGGCGTACGTGCAGTCATTGGAACAGAAGGTGTAACGATTGTTCAGGACGATCGTAATCAAGAGCCGCATTATGTTCCTGTGGATGATCCTTTGGTAGCAACTTTGTTGAGTGTTTATGAAGACCACACTGGCGAAAAAGGGGAAGAAAAAGTTATCGGTGGCGGAACTTATGGCCGCTTGCTGAAACGTGGTGTTGCTTATGGTGCAATGTTCCCAGGCTATACAGACACTATGCACCAAGCGAACGAGTTCATGGAATTGGATGACCTATTCCGTGCAGCAGCAATTTATGCGGATGCGATGTATCGTTTAGCAAAATAA
- a CDS encoding IS4 family transposase, producing MDRKVAGPEASNFKHQVGNIVNLRETLKNSRVSLFFFLRTFYSKRKEVIRMAAPYHKRFDLISNSLTSSHFHSIARFPDSPNSFTRTRKFPLNEVIYSFLFKRGLTATMEVYHYLKRKGSSVMTLSKQAFLSQRKKVNPEAFRFLNLQYLSHFYTQDTPKTWHNYLVFAIDGSRMEVPNSKENRLFFSQNGNRFGETSVRAQTSGLMDVFNAFLIDLQIDSLHVGEKNLAKKNLLSSESIPFQAPRLVLFDRGYPSLDLIHFIEKQKLSYLIRIPSTIYQKERAQLTSLDSSVFLSCTYSRLRTMKRVEPELAKDFEANKGIMTRMIQLPLENGQMNVFMTNLPATITREEILELYKKRWAIEKLWQTVKNKLKIEQVSGKSPVCVYQDFLAQSLVYNMVQDVMSHLNQKETKKKINENIAIGLWKDQLIDIVLEKDDKEKLLRFKKLEEDILRAVYLPRDLQRNKRKYKHHNKYKQNQKPSF from the coding sequence TTGGATAGAAAAGTGGCTGGACCAGAAGCGTCAAACTTCAAGCACCAAGTAGGTAACATCGTCAACTTAAGAGAAACTCTGAAAAATAGCAGAGTTTCTCTTTTCTTTTTCCTCAGAACCTTTTATAGTAAAAGAAAAGAGGTGATTCGAATGGCTGCTCCTTATCACAAACGATTCGATCTGATTTCTAACTCACTCACTTCTTCTCATTTCCATTCAATTGCTCGATTCCCAGATTCTCCTAACAGTTTTACTCGTACTCGTAAATTCCCCTTAAATGAAGTCATTTATTCGTTTCTTTTCAAACGTGGCCTTACGGCCACCATGGAAGTCTATCACTACTTAAAGCGAAAGGGGTCCTCTGTAATGACATTATCCAAACAAGCATTTCTTTCACAACGAAAGAAAGTAAACCCTGAAGCGTTTCGATTTTTAAACTTACAGTATCTTTCTCATTTTTACACACAAGATACACCAAAAACTTGGCATAATTATCTTGTTTTTGCCATTGACGGTAGTCGAATGGAAGTGCCAAATTCGAAAGAAAATCGCCTGTTTTTCAGTCAAAATGGCAATCGATTTGGTGAAACATCTGTACGAGCACAAACGAGTGGCTTAATGGATGTGTTCAATGCCTTCCTGATTGATCTCCAGATTGATTCGCTTCATGTCGGTGAAAAAAATTTAGCGAAAAAGAATCTTCTTTCCTCAGAGTCAATTCCTTTTCAAGCTCCGCGGCTCGTACTTTTTGATCGCGGATACCCCTCACTGGATCTCATTCATTTTATTGAGAAACAGAAACTTAGCTACTTGATTCGAATCCCTTCGACGATTTATCAAAAGGAACGGGCACAACTGACCTCTCTTGATTCATCCGTTTTTTTGTCCTGTACGTATTCACGTTTAAGAACAATGAAACGAGTAGAGCCTGAACTCGCAAAAGACTTTGAGGCGAATAAGGGGATAATGACCCGTATGATTCAACTACCATTGGAAAATGGTCAAATGAATGTATTTATGACGAATCTCCCAGCAACAATTACGAGAGAAGAAATTCTTGAACTTTATAAAAAACGTTGGGCAATCGAAAAACTCTGGCAGACAGTAAAAAACAAATTGAAAATTGAACAGGTTTCAGGTAAAAGTCCAGTTTGTGTCTATCAAGATTTTTTAGCTCAAAGTCTTGTTTATAACATGGTTCAAGATGTGATGAGTCATTTAAATCAGAAAGAAACAAAGAAAAAGATCAATGAGAATATAGCAATTGGCTTGTGGAAAGACCAGTTGATTGATATTGTCCTTGAAAAGGACGATAAGGAAAAGCTACTTCGGTTCAAAAAGTTGGAAGAAGACATACTACGAGCGGTTTATCTTCCTCGAGATCTCCAAAGGAACAAACGAAAATACAAACACCACAATAAATATAAACAAAATCAAAAACCTAGTTTTTAA